One window from the genome of Pseudomonas sp. L5B5 encodes:
- a CDS encoding conjugative transfer ATPase, with product MRSGDSGNRTSAWKAWRNPSRPHATLADEAALYAHNPSFTDHLPWVEYLDTEQCFLLDDNRSVGAVFELLPIGTEGREPDWLMAARDALEDALQDSFDELDQAPWVAQFFCQDDNDFTPCLTRLTDYIQDSARGTVFTGAYLELTRRHLQAIAKPGGLFEDKVVTRLPWRGNDRRVRLVVYRWLESDAEEKGLTPVQSLHQAGERIVASLQACGVQSTRVDGRGLYAWLLPWFNPAPTLTDEAPEDFYRRVAYPECGDGESLALPFDHDFAERLFFNEPRSDVQHGLWFFDDQPHRVMVVDKLRRAPLIGQLTGETRKGDAVNALFDQLPEGTVMSLTLVVKPQDVLEDQLNRLTRKAIGENLASTQTRQDVEEARAIIGRQHKLYRGTLAFYVRGHEEQQLHQRSVSLANALLGAGLQPVREGDEVAACNSYLRWLPMAYNPARDMRNWYTRLMFAQHLANLLPVWGRSTGTGHPGITLFNRGGSPLSFDPLSRLDRAMNGHLLLFGPTGAGKSATLVTLLMQVMAVYRPRLFVVEAGNSFGLQGDYFARQGLSVNKVQLKPGASVSLAPFADAWRLVEQPDQVASLSIDELDDEVVTSREDQRDILGELEITARLMITGGEPKEEARLSRADRSLIRECILDAAQTCVNAGRQVLTRDVRDALLRVAADPHLPEKRRERAQEMGESIDLFCQGFEGELFDREGTPWPESDVTIVDLATYAREGYEAQMSISYISLMNTVNNIAERDQYLGRPIIMVTDEGHIITKNPLLAPFVVKGTKMWRKLGAWFWLATQNLADFPTAAQTMLNMIEWWICLNMPPAEIEEIARFKKLSPAQKALLLSASKEPGKYTEGVVLSKKLETLFRAVPPSLYLALAMTEPEEKAERWTLMQENGCSELEAAYRVAERIDRARGIEPA from the coding sequence GTGCGTAGCGGCGACTCGGGGAACCGCACTTCTGCATGGAAAGCCTGGCGCAACCCATCGCGTCCTCACGCCACCTTGGCCGATGAAGCTGCACTCTATGCGCACAACCCCAGCTTCACCGATCACCTGCCTTGGGTCGAGTACCTCGACACCGAGCAGTGTTTTCTGCTGGATGACAATCGCTCGGTGGGCGCGGTGTTCGAGTTGTTGCCCATCGGTACCGAAGGGCGCGAACCCGATTGGTTGATGGCGGCCCGCGATGCACTTGAGGATGCCCTGCAGGATAGCTTTGACGAGCTGGATCAAGCGCCTTGGGTGGCGCAGTTTTTCTGCCAGGACGACAACGACTTCACCCCCTGCCTGACCCGGCTCACCGATTATATTCAGGACAGCGCGCGAGGCACGGTCTTCACCGGAGCGTACCTGGAACTTACTCGCCGCCATCTGCAGGCCATCGCCAAGCCCGGTGGTCTGTTTGAAGATAAGGTAGTGACGCGCCTACCCTGGCGCGGTAACGACCGCCGGGTGCGCCTGGTAGTCTATCGCTGGCTTGAGTCTGACGCGGAGGAGAAGGGTCTCACCCCCGTGCAATCCCTGCATCAGGCTGGCGAACGTATCGTGGCTTCGTTGCAAGCTTGCGGGGTGCAATCGACGCGAGTCGATGGCCGAGGTCTGTATGCCTGGTTATTGCCCTGGTTCAATCCGGCACCCACGCTCACCGATGAGGCACCCGAGGATTTCTACCGCCGCGTGGCCTACCCGGAGTGTGGCGACGGTGAGTCGCTGGCACTGCCCTTCGACCACGACTTTGCCGAGCGACTGTTCTTCAACGAACCGCGTTCAGATGTGCAGCATGGACTCTGGTTTTTTGACGATCAGCCCCATCGAGTCATGGTAGTGGACAAGCTGCGCCGAGCGCCCTTGATTGGTCAACTCACTGGCGAAACCCGCAAAGGCGACGCGGTGAATGCCCTGTTCGACCAGTTACCCGAAGGTACGGTGATGAGTCTGACTTTAGTGGTCAAACCACAGGATGTACTCGAGGATCAGTTGAACCGCCTGACGCGCAAAGCCATCGGTGAAAACCTGGCCTCGACCCAGACCCGCCAAGATGTTGAAGAGGCTCGCGCGATCATTGGTCGCCAGCACAAGCTGTACCGCGGAACGCTGGCGTTCTACGTGCGCGGTCACGAGGAGCAGCAACTGCACCAGCGCTCGGTCAGCCTGGCCAACGCTCTGCTGGGTGCTGGGCTGCAGCCGGTACGCGAAGGCGATGAAGTCGCCGCCTGCAACAGCTACCTACGCTGGTTGCCGATGGCTTACAACCCGGCCCGAGACATGCGCAACTGGTACACGCGCCTGATGTTCGCACAGCACCTGGCAAACCTCCTTCCGGTGTGGGGCCGCAGCACGGGCACAGGTCACCCGGGCATCACTCTGTTCAACCGCGGCGGTTCGCCATTGAGCTTCGACCCTCTGTCACGCCTGGATCGGGCCATGAACGGTCATCTGCTGTTGTTCGGCCCCACCGGTGCAGGCAAGTCGGCGACCCTGGTCACCCTGCTGATGCAGGTCATGGCGGTGTACCGCCCTCGTCTGTTTGTCGTCGAGGCCGGAAACTCCTTCGGGTTACAGGGCGACTACTTTGCGAGACAGGGCCTGTCGGTCAACAAGGTCCAATTGAAACCTGGCGCCTCGGTCAGTCTCGCACCGTTCGCCGACGCTTGGCGCCTGGTCGAGCAGCCGGACCAGGTAGCCAGTCTGTCGATCGATGAGCTGGACGATGAGGTCGTAACCAGTCGCGAAGACCAGCGCGACATTCTCGGTGAATTGGAAATCACCGCTCGACTGATGATCACCGGCGGCGAGCCCAAGGAAGAAGCCCGCCTGAGTCGAGCCGACCGCAGCCTGATCCGCGAGTGCATCCTGGATGCGGCGCAGACCTGCGTCAATGCGGGCCGCCAGGTGCTGACTCGCGACGTGCGCGACGCCTTGCTGCGCGTCGCCGCCGACCCGCATTTACCGGAGAAACGTCGTGAGCGCGCCCAGGAAATGGGCGAGTCCATCGACCTGTTTTGCCAGGGTTTCGAAGGGGAACTGTTCGATCGCGAAGGCACGCCTTGGCCTGAAAGCGATGTGACCATTGTCGACCTGGCCACTTATGCCCGCGAAGGCTACGAGGCACAGATGTCCATCAGCTACATCAGCCTGATGAACACTGTGAATAACATCGCCGAGCGCGATCAGTATCTGGGACGGCCGATCATCATGGTCACCGACGAGGGCCATATCATCACCAAAAACCCTCTGCTGGCGCCATTCGTGGTCAAGGGCACGAAGATGTGGCGTAAGCTCGGCGCATGGTTCTGGCTAGCGACGCAAAACCTTGCTGACTTTCCCACGGCTGCGCAGACCATGCTCAACATGATCGAATGGTGGATTTGTTTGAACATGCCGCCCGCGGAAATCGAAGAGATCGCCCGTTTCAAAAAGCTTTCACCAGCGCAGAAAGCCTTGCTGCTCTCCGCCAGTAAGGAGCCGGGGAAATACACCGAGGGAGTGGTGCTGTCGAAAAAGCTCGAGACGCTGTTTCGAGCCGTACCGCCCAGCCTCTATCTCGCCCTGGCCATGACGGAGCCCGAGGAAAAAGCTGAGCGCTGGACACTGATGCAGGAGAACGGCTGCTCTGAGTTGGAAGCGGCGTATCGGGTAGCTGAACGGATCGATAGAGCGCGAGGAATAGAACCCGCATAG
- a CDS encoding LasR-specific antiactivator QslA produces MDEIYISIPAADGCSGLLTPWGNEFAPMIERGVQCAQAWLDTPGEIPLWWELAQTRKTFPVGDCQDAFEAGFLLRIQQRLRSVSQ; encoded by the coding sequence ATGGACGAAATCTACATTTCAATTCCGGCGGCGGATGGTTGCTCGGGCCTTCTGACACCCTGGGGCAACGAGTTTGCCCCGATGATCGAGCGTGGCGTGCAATGCGCTCAGGCTTGGCTTGATACGCCCGGTGAGATTCCCCTGTGGTGGGAGCTGGCGCAAACCCGCAAGACCTTTCCTGTCGGTGACTGCCAGGATGCCTTCGAAGCCGGATTCTTGTTGAGGATTCAGCAGCGGCTCCGGAGCGTATCGCAATAA
- a CDS encoding helix-turn-helix domain-containing protein: MAQDYEHLRLQLAENIRLMRRVKNLTQEQLALMAEVDRTYVSQIERCTGNPSLLVLCKLANILEITTDQLLAEPDTLRSALHVK; the protein is encoded by the coding sequence ATGGCTCAAGACTACGAACACCTTCGTCTGCAACTGGCGGAAAACATCCGCTTGATGCGACGCGTGAAAAACCTTACCCAAGAGCAGCTCGCGCTCATGGCCGAGGTGGATCGCACCTACGTCAGTCAAATCGAACGATGCACGGGCAATCCGTCGCTGTTGGTCCTGTGCAAGCTCGCCAATATTCTCGAAATCACCACAGATCAGCTACTTGCAGAACCCGATACTCTGCGCAGCGCCCTTCACGTCAAATAA
- a CDS encoding TIGR03756 family integrating conjugative element protein has protein sequence MPVACSSISPTKLRPLALSILLACGPSVALDTVSITSSVLSPNCLDYRVVGICFWLLCTPFGCTVKTSTKVRHFIPELVVSSYATTGNNPWAEMATLSSPISGAEGGGNLITPNTQRDNLPRFKNVDGIGHPGGWAATQLASQSGYACASVATAFMPYYLSTLDSLAWRHGIPESLYPESLMPGLREIGRQASGNMWGNVYPRQGFLVQPDDFKAAAVMAQRAGDVITRNWQPHVYVPLTPAKRDGYWPPGPTVENDTSTHKWQLLYPQVQPTCAIFPSEPVQSADGGYAWSLWRPYSCCKREGQTFLFAIDFEGGAS, from the coding sequence ATGCCTGTTGCCTGCTCGTCAATCTCGCCCACAAAGCTACGGCCCCTGGCGCTGAGCATCCTGCTGGCGTGCGGCCCAAGCGTGGCGCTGGACACCGTCAGCATCACGTCTTCCGTGCTTTCGCCAAACTGTCTCGACTACAGGGTCGTCGGCATTTGTTTCTGGCTCCTCTGCACGCCCTTCGGCTGCACAGTCAAAACCTCGACCAAGGTTCGTCATTTCATTCCTGAACTGGTGGTCTCGAGCTACGCCACCACCGGCAATAACCCTTGGGCCGAGATGGCTACCCTCTCCTCTCCCATCAGTGGTGCGGAAGGTGGCGGCAACCTGATCACGCCGAACACCCAGCGTGACAACCTACCCCGCTTCAAGAACGTTGATGGCATCGGCCACCCCGGAGGTTGGGCCGCCACACAACTGGCTTCGCAATCCGGCTATGCCTGCGCTAGTGTTGCAACTGCATTCATGCCTTACTACCTGAGCACCTTGGACTCACTGGCCTGGCGCCATGGCATCCCAGAAAGTCTTTACCCCGAGTCGCTCATGCCGGGGCTCCGTGAAATTGGTCGTCAGGCTTCGGGAAACATGTGGGGCAACGTTTATCCCCGGCAGGGCTTTCTGGTACAGCCCGACGACTTCAAGGCGGCCGCCGTCATGGCGCAACGGGCCGGCGATGTGATTACCCGCAATTGGCAGCCGCATGTGTACGTACCACTGACGCCTGCCAAACGCGACGGCTACTGGCCGCCGGGCCCGACCGTTGAAAACGACACTTCGACTCACAAATGGCAATTGCTTTACCCTCAGGTGCAGCCCACGTGCGCCATCTTCCCCAGCGAACCGGTACAGAGCGCGGATGGCGGCTACGCCTGGTCGCTATGGCGCCCCTATAGCTGCTGCAAACGTGAAGGACAAACCTTCCTGTTCGCCATCGACTTCGAAGGCGGTGCTTCATGA
- a CDS encoding integrating conjugative element protein, producing the protein MNRLLARPWLAVKSLLLCGLLAMATHAHAAEGVYRLGTQGEVLDDRVMYTIGGGSAVGSPSSLYRPSGLGVGGSWRANMMCGNMSLTNTLQNQLNGATEGFQQIMSSIVQNATQAVMSLPALIIQRANPGLYELLSNGVMQGRIDFDRSKLTCQAMAEKMADKVGQAGWGALAKNQEMQGNLEQTGGDAVAAVKNTEARNGNNGVSWVGGSKAGGNGQMPIRVTSDVVRAGYNLLHNRSVDDSASISVNDCLGGAICQTWASPQEESEWAVRVLGESEVTTCDACETLRATAGSGLTPLIQEAYSERLKALQGLLSGLLRPTPDNLAKASSPMLPVTRGVIEALRDDPDQDLLARRLASETALSSVLDKALLLLRTLLAGSHEPNIASAEPAETALTKNIDALEREIRLLQTELQVRQMLATNTASLVLDRHAGGADASRTVEQGDPEPGRLNDADARRK; encoded by the coding sequence ATGAACCGGCTTCTCGCGCGACCATGGCTTGCCGTGAAGAGCCTGCTGCTCTGTGGACTGCTCGCGATGGCCACGCATGCCCACGCCGCCGAGGGCGTTTACCGCCTGGGTACTCAAGGCGAAGTACTTGACGACCGAGTCATGTACACCATTGGTGGCGGCTCGGCAGTCGGCTCACCGAGTTCGCTCTACCGACCCAGTGGTCTCGGTGTCGGCGGGTCTTGGCGAGCGAACATGATGTGCGGAAACATGAGTCTCACCAACACCCTGCAAAACCAGCTGAACGGCGCCACCGAAGGTTTCCAGCAGATCATGAGCAGCATCGTGCAGAACGCGACCCAAGCGGTAATGTCGCTGCCAGCGTTGATCATCCAGCGCGCCAATCCCGGCCTCTATGAGTTGCTGAGTAACGGCGTTATGCAGGGTCGCATCGACTTCGACCGATCCAAGCTGACCTGCCAGGCCATGGCCGAGAAGATGGCGGACAAGGTCGGTCAAGCCGGCTGGGGCGCGCTGGCCAAGAACCAGGAGATGCAGGGCAACCTGGAGCAAACCGGTGGCGATGCGGTGGCTGCGGTGAAAAACACCGAGGCCCGCAACGGCAACAATGGCGTGTCCTGGGTCGGCGGCTCGAAGGCTGGAGGTAATGGGCAGATGCCCATACGAGTGACTTCCGACGTGGTGCGCGCGGGCTATAACCTGCTGCATAACCGTTCGGTGGATGACAGTGCCTCGATCAGTGTTAACGATTGCCTGGGTGGGGCTATTTGCCAGACCTGGGCTTCGCCCCAGGAGGAATCCGAGTGGGCCGTTCGGGTGTTGGGCGAGAGCGAAGTTACGACCTGCGACGCCTGCGAAACCCTGCGTGCTACCGCTGGCAGTGGGTTAACGCCGCTGATCCAGGAGGCCTACAGCGAACGTCTCAAGGCCCTGCAAGGGCTGTTGTCGGGCTTACTGCGGCCTACCCCTGACAACCTGGCGAAAGCCTCCAGCCCGATGCTGCCGGTGACCCGTGGCGTGATTGAAGCCCTGCGCGACGATCCTGACCAAGATCTGTTGGCACGCCGCCTGGCCAGTGAGACAGCCTTGTCCAGCGTGCTCGACAAAGCGTTGCTGCTACTGCGCACCCTGCTGGCGGGCAGTCACGAACCGAACATCGCTTCAGCCGAGCCGGCCGAGACAGCCTTGACGAAAAATATCGACGCCCTGGAGCGCGAAATACGTCTGCTACAAACCGAGCTGCAGGTCCGGCAGATGCTCGCAACCAATACCGCCAGCCTGGTGCTCGATCG